Proteins from a single region of Carassius carassius chromosome 25, fCarCar2.1, whole genome shotgun sequence:
- the LOC132104040 gene encoding tripartite motif-containing protein 46-like isoform X2 — MKSMEQELLCPVCKDIVKQPIVLPCLHSVCLMCASEVLVQSGYPQPELPPEPNSPASTPNTRSPRQMRRPMPKSDRVDRLLRSGSGTYPGRRRKEGPPLVMLFPCVPCGRDVELGERGLAGCMRNLTLERIVERYRHTVSLGSVAVMCQFCKPPQALEATKGCTDCRASFCNECFKLYHPWGTPRAQHEHVQPTLNFRPKVLTCPEHDQEKLQFYCKSCQMLLCSLCKLRRIHTGHKIAPVTQAYQTLKDKITKEMNFILSNQEMVMTQITQLENAITQTEVNSVSAKEQLSHCMKEIMAFLTERQTMLAQALESSRQRRADALANQVAEKRSLLEHAGLIAFTQELLKENDPSSFVHAARITHNRLAQSIESVQRFSLSADPSFRHFQLDVSRELKLLTDLNFIQAPLAPVIDTQRTLAYDQLFLCWRLPQESNPAWHYSVEFRRRGVVPGGGARGGIRGGLAAARWGWQRLEEVTGTCAVIDRLEMDSVYVLRVRGCNKAGFGEYSEEVYLHTPPAPVLNFYLDSRWGLHADRLVLSKEQRCARSVPGLSLLQAADRALTSCHLTADLVVGDVAITQGRHYWACSVEPGSYLVKVGVGLESKLQEWFHLPQDMASPRYDPDSGHDSGAEDSSDSPPPFSFLTMGMGKIYLPSSANSHHANAKNRESGFTNGNGPSSPAGVTYPLPPRLGVCLDFEKGRVTFYDAHSLRPLWEGPVDCSAPVCPAFCFIGGGALQLQELVANRNANQTPVRRVTIQSRVTKLN, encoded by the exons ATGAAGAGTATGGAGCAGGAATTGCTGTGTCCTGTGTGCAAGGACATTGTGAAGCAGCCCATTGTACTTCCCTGCCTGCACAGTGTGTGTCTCATGTGTGCCTCTGAGGTGCTGGTTCAGAGCGGGTATCCCCAGCCCGAGCTCCCCCCGGAGCCCAACTCGCCCGCTTCTACCCCCAACACACGGTCCCCACGGCAGATGCGCAGACCCATGCCCAAGTCTGACCGCGTGGACCGCCTGCTGCGCTCAG GTTCTGGGACATACCCAGGCCGCAGGCGAAAGGAAGGCCCTCCACTTGTCATGCTTTTTCCTTGCGTCCCTTGCGGACGAGATGTGGAACTAGGTGAAAGAGGATTGGCTGGGTGCATGAGGAATCTTACACTGGAGAGAATTGTAGAAAg GTACAGGCACACAGTGAGTTTGGGCAGTGTGGCTGTGATGTGTCAGTTCTGTAAACCCCCACAGGCCCTGGAGGCCACCAAAGGCTGTACTGACTGCAGAGCCAGCTTCTGTAATGAGTGCTTCAAACTCTACCACCCCTGGGGCACTCCACGCGCCCAGCACGAACATGTTCAGCCCACCCTCAACTTCAGACCAAAG GTGTTGACATGCCCAGAACATGATCAGGAGAAGCTGCAGTTTTACTGTAAGTCATGTCAGATGCTTCTTTGTTCACTCTGTAAGCTGCGGAGAATCCATACGGGTCACAAGATTGCACCTGTCACCCAAGCCTACCAGACTCTTAAG GACAAGATCACCAAGGAGATGAACTTTATCCTGTCCAATCAGGAAATGGTGATGACTCAGATCACACAACTGGAGAATGCAATCACTCAAACTGAG GTGAACAGTGTATCAGCCAAAGAGCAGCTCTCTCACTGCATGAAGGAGATAATGGCGTTTCTAACCGAGCGGCAGACAATGCTGGCCCAGGCTTTGGAAAGCTCACGGCAGAGAAGGGCAGACGCTTTGGCCAATCAGGTGGCTGAAAAACGCAGCTTGCTGGAACATGCCGGCTTGATAGCTTTCACTCAAGAGCTGCTCAAAGAAAATGACCCATCGAGCTTTGTGCACGCAGCCAGAATAACACACAACAG ATTGGCCCAATCTATTGAATCTGTGCAGCGGTTTTCTCTTTCTGCTGATCCTTCGTTCCGTCACTTCCAGCTTGATGTTTCCAGAGAGCTCAAACTCCTCACAGACCTGAACTTCATTCAGG CCCCTCTCGCTCCTGTGATTGACACCCAGCGAACCCTCGCCTACGATCAGCTCTTCTTGTGTTGGCGCTTGCCTCAAGAATCCAATCCTGCCTGGCATTACTCTGTGGAATTCCGGCGGCGGGGGGTGGTGCCAGGGGGCGGGGCAAGAGGGGGTATTCGCGGGGGATTGGCTGCTGCTCGATGGGGCTGGCAGAGATTGGAGGAGGTGACCGGGACCTGTGCGGTGATTGACAGGCTGGAGATGGACAGTGTGTATGTGCTGAGGGTGAGAGGCTGCAACAAGGCTGGCTTCGGGGAATACAGTGAGGAAGTATATTTACACACACCACCAGCTCCAG TGTTGAATTTTTACCTGGACTCTCGTTGGGGTCTGCACGCGGACAGACTGGTGCTGAGTAAGGAGCAGCGGTGTGCCCGCAGTGTGCCAGGTCTCTCCCTGCTGCAGGCAGCCGATCGGGCCCTTACTTCCTGTCACCTGACAGCGGATCTGGTTGTGGGTGATGTGGCCATAACACAGGGTCGACATTATTGGGCATGCTCAGTGGAGCCCGGCTCATATCTGGTCAAG GTTGGTGTGGGCCTGGAATCCAAACTTCAGGAATGGTTTCATTTGCCTCAAGATATGGCTAGTCCAAG ATATGATCCAGATAGCGGCCATGACAGTGGAGCAGAGGATTCATCAGATTCTCCTCCCCCTTTCTCTTTTCTCACAATGGGCATGGGCAAGATCTACCTGCCCTCTTCTGCCAACTCCCATCATGCCAATGCCAAGAACCGAGAGTCTGGTTTCACTAATGGCAACGGGCCTTCATCGCCAGCTGGCGTCACCTATCCACTGCCTCCGAGACTAGGAGTGTGTCTGGATTTTGAGAAGGGGCGTGTCACGTTTTACGATGCCCACTCGCTCCGCCCACTATGGGAGGGGCCTGTGGACTGCTCTGCCCCCGTGTGCCCTGCTTTCTGTTTCATTGGAGGCGGAGCTCTACAGCTACAGGAGCTGGTTGCCAATCGTAATGCAAATCAAACCCCTGTGAGACGAGTCACTATTCAATCACGTGTAACGAAACTGAACTGA
- the LOC132104040 gene encoding tripartite motif-containing protein 46-like isoform X1: protein MAPRFQMKSNMKSMEQELLCPVCKDIVKQPIVLPCLHSVCLMCASEVLVQSGYPQPELPPEPNSPASTPNTRSPRQMRRPMPKSDRVDRLLRSGSGTYPGRRRKEGPPLVMLFPCVPCGRDVELGERGLAGCMRNLTLERIVERYRHTVSLGSVAVMCQFCKPPQALEATKGCTDCRASFCNECFKLYHPWGTPRAQHEHVQPTLNFRPKVLTCPEHDQEKLQFYCKSCQMLLCSLCKLRRIHTGHKIAPVTQAYQTLKDKITKEMNFILSNQEMVMTQITQLENAITQTEVNSVSAKEQLSHCMKEIMAFLTERQTMLAQALESSRQRRADALANQVAEKRSLLEHAGLIAFTQELLKENDPSSFVHAARITHNRLAQSIESVQRFSLSADPSFRHFQLDVSRELKLLTDLNFIQAPLAPVIDTQRTLAYDQLFLCWRLPQESNPAWHYSVEFRRRGVVPGGGARGGIRGGLAAARWGWQRLEEVTGTCAVIDRLEMDSVYVLRVRGCNKAGFGEYSEEVYLHTPPAPVLNFYLDSRWGLHADRLVLSKEQRCARSVPGLSLLQAADRALTSCHLTADLVVGDVAITQGRHYWACSVEPGSYLVKVGVGLESKLQEWFHLPQDMASPRYDPDSGHDSGAEDSSDSPPPFSFLTMGMGKIYLPSSANSHHANAKNRESGFTNGNGPSSPAGVTYPLPPRLGVCLDFEKGRVTFYDAHSLRPLWEGPVDCSAPVCPAFCFIGGGALQLQELVANRNANQTPVRRVTIQSRVTKLN from the exons ATGGCGCCCAGATTTCAGATGAAG TCCAATATGAAGAGTATGGAGCAGGAATTGCTGTGTCCTGTGTGCAAGGACATTGTGAAGCAGCCCATTGTACTTCCCTGCCTGCACAGTGTGTGTCTCATGTGTGCCTCTGAGGTGCTGGTTCAGAGCGGGTATCCCCAGCCCGAGCTCCCCCCGGAGCCCAACTCGCCCGCTTCTACCCCCAACACACGGTCCCCACGGCAGATGCGCAGACCCATGCCCAAGTCTGACCGCGTGGACCGCCTGCTGCGCTCAG GTTCTGGGACATACCCAGGCCGCAGGCGAAAGGAAGGCCCTCCACTTGTCATGCTTTTTCCTTGCGTCCCTTGCGGACGAGATGTGGAACTAGGTGAAAGAGGATTGGCTGGGTGCATGAGGAATCTTACACTGGAGAGAATTGTAGAAAg GTACAGGCACACAGTGAGTTTGGGCAGTGTGGCTGTGATGTGTCAGTTCTGTAAACCCCCACAGGCCCTGGAGGCCACCAAAGGCTGTACTGACTGCAGAGCCAGCTTCTGTAATGAGTGCTTCAAACTCTACCACCCCTGGGGCACTCCACGCGCCCAGCACGAACATGTTCAGCCCACCCTCAACTTCAGACCAAAG GTGTTGACATGCCCAGAACATGATCAGGAGAAGCTGCAGTTTTACTGTAAGTCATGTCAGATGCTTCTTTGTTCACTCTGTAAGCTGCGGAGAATCCATACGGGTCACAAGATTGCACCTGTCACCCAAGCCTACCAGACTCTTAAG GACAAGATCACCAAGGAGATGAACTTTATCCTGTCCAATCAGGAAATGGTGATGACTCAGATCACACAACTGGAGAATGCAATCACTCAAACTGAG GTGAACAGTGTATCAGCCAAAGAGCAGCTCTCTCACTGCATGAAGGAGATAATGGCGTTTCTAACCGAGCGGCAGACAATGCTGGCCCAGGCTTTGGAAAGCTCACGGCAGAGAAGGGCAGACGCTTTGGCCAATCAGGTGGCTGAAAAACGCAGCTTGCTGGAACATGCCGGCTTGATAGCTTTCACTCAAGAGCTGCTCAAAGAAAATGACCCATCGAGCTTTGTGCACGCAGCCAGAATAACACACAACAG ATTGGCCCAATCTATTGAATCTGTGCAGCGGTTTTCTCTTTCTGCTGATCCTTCGTTCCGTCACTTCCAGCTTGATGTTTCCAGAGAGCTCAAACTCCTCACAGACCTGAACTTCATTCAGG CCCCTCTCGCTCCTGTGATTGACACCCAGCGAACCCTCGCCTACGATCAGCTCTTCTTGTGTTGGCGCTTGCCTCAAGAATCCAATCCTGCCTGGCATTACTCTGTGGAATTCCGGCGGCGGGGGGTGGTGCCAGGGGGCGGGGCAAGAGGGGGTATTCGCGGGGGATTGGCTGCTGCTCGATGGGGCTGGCAGAGATTGGAGGAGGTGACCGGGACCTGTGCGGTGATTGACAGGCTGGAGATGGACAGTGTGTATGTGCTGAGGGTGAGAGGCTGCAACAAGGCTGGCTTCGGGGAATACAGTGAGGAAGTATATTTACACACACCACCAGCTCCAG TGTTGAATTTTTACCTGGACTCTCGTTGGGGTCTGCACGCGGACAGACTGGTGCTGAGTAAGGAGCAGCGGTGTGCCCGCAGTGTGCCAGGTCTCTCCCTGCTGCAGGCAGCCGATCGGGCCCTTACTTCCTGTCACCTGACAGCGGATCTGGTTGTGGGTGATGTGGCCATAACACAGGGTCGACATTATTGGGCATGCTCAGTGGAGCCCGGCTCATATCTGGTCAAG GTTGGTGTGGGCCTGGAATCCAAACTTCAGGAATGGTTTCATTTGCCTCAAGATATGGCTAGTCCAAG ATATGATCCAGATAGCGGCCATGACAGTGGAGCAGAGGATTCATCAGATTCTCCTCCCCCTTTCTCTTTTCTCACAATGGGCATGGGCAAGATCTACCTGCCCTCTTCTGCCAACTCCCATCATGCCAATGCCAAGAACCGAGAGTCTGGTTTCACTAATGGCAACGGGCCTTCATCGCCAGCTGGCGTCACCTATCCACTGCCTCCGAGACTAGGAGTGTGTCTGGATTTTGAGAAGGGGCGTGTCACGTTTTACGATGCCCACTCGCTCCGCCCACTATGGGAGGGGCCTGTGGACTGCTCTGCCCCCGTGTGCCCTGCTTTCTGTTTCATTGGAGGCGGAGCTCTACAGCTACAGGAGCTGGTTGCCAATCGTAATGCAAATCAAACCCCTGTGAGACGAGTCACTATTCAATCACGTGTAACGAAACTGAACTGA
- the LOC132104040 gene encoding tripartite motif-containing protein 46-like isoform X3, whose amino-acid sequence MAPRFQMKSNMKSMEQELLCPVCKDIVKQPIVLPCLHSVCLMCASEVLVQSGYPQPELPPEPNSPASTPNTRSPRQMRRPMPKSDRVDRLLRSGSGTYPGRRRKEGPPLVMLFPCVPCGRDVELGERGLAGCMRNLTLERIVERYRHTVSLGSVAVMCQFCKPPQALEATKGCTDCRASFCNECFKLYHPWGTPRAQHEHVQPTLNFRPKVLTCPEHDQEKLQFYCKSCQMLLCSLCKLRRIHTGHKIAPVTQAYQTLKDKITKEMNFILSNQEMVMTQITQLENAITQTEVNSVSAKEQLSHCMKEIMAFLTERQTMLAQALESSRQRRADALANQVAEKRSLLEHAGLIAFTQELLKENDPSSFVHAARITHNRLAQSIESVQRFSLSADPSFRHFQLDVSRELKLLTDLNFIQAPLAPVIDTQRTLAYDQLFLCWRLPQESNPAWHYSVEFRRRGVVPGGGARGGIRGGLAAARWGWQRLEEVTGTCAVIDRLEMDSVYVLRVRGCNKAGFGEYSEEVYLHTPPAPAFLTTVLYSHLSWSLSIALKTLCYYLFSSLHFPHHLII is encoded by the exons ATGGCGCCCAGATTTCAGATGAAG TCCAATATGAAGAGTATGGAGCAGGAATTGCTGTGTCCTGTGTGCAAGGACATTGTGAAGCAGCCCATTGTACTTCCCTGCCTGCACAGTGTGTGTCTCATGTGTGCCTCTGAGGTGCTGGTTCAGAGCGGGTATCCCCAGCCCGAGCTCCCCCCGGAGCCCAACTCGCCCGCTTCTACCCCCAACACACGGTCCCCACGGCAGATGCGCAGACCCATGCCCAAGTCTGACCGCGTGGACCGCCTGCTGCGCTCAG GTTCTGGGACATACCCAGGCCGCAGGCGAAAGGAAGGCCCTCCACTTGTCATGCTTTTTCCTTGCGTCCCTTGCGGACGAGATGTGGAACTAGGTGAAAGAGGATTGGCTGGGTGCATGAGGAATCTTACACTGGAGAGAATTGTAGAAAg GTACAGGCACACAGTGAGTTTGGGCAGTGTGGCTGTGATGTGTCAGTTCTGTAAACCCCCACAGGCCCTGGAGGCCACCAAAGGCTGTACTGACTGCAGAGCCAGCTTCTGTAATGAGTGCTTCAAACTCTACCACCCCTGGGGCACTCCACGCGCCCAGCACGAACATGTTCAGCCCACCCTCAACTTCAGACCAAAG GTGTTGACATGCCCAGAACATGATCAGGAGAAGCTGCAGTTTTACTGTAAGTCATGTCAGATGCTTCTTTGTTCACTCTGTAAGCTGCGGAGAATCCATACGGGTCACAAGATTGCACCTGTCACCCAAGCCTACCAGACTCTTAAG GACAAGATCACCAAGGAGATGAACTTTATCCTGTCCAATCAGGAAATGGTGATGACTCAGATCACACAACTGGAGAATGCAATCACTCAAACTGAG GTGAACAGTGTATCAGCCAAAGAGCAGCTCTCTCACTGCATGAAGGAGATAATGGCGTTTCTAACCGAGCGGCAGACAATGCTGGCCCAGGCTTTGGAAAGCTCACGGCAGAGAAGGGCAGACGCTTTGGCCAATCAGGTGGCTGAAAAACGCAGCTTGCTGGAACATGCCGGCTTGATAGCTTTCACTCAAGAGCTGCTCAAAGAAAATGACCCATCGAGCTTTGTGCACGCAGCCAGAATAACACACAACAG ATTGGCCCAATCTATTGAATCTGTGCAGCGGTTTTCTCTTTCTGCTGATCCTTCGTTCCGTCACTTCCAGCTTGATGTTTCCAGAGAGCTCAAACTCCTCACAGACCTGAACTTCATTCAGG CCCCTCTCGCTCCTGTGATTGACACCCAGCGAACCCTCGCCTACGATCAGCTCTTCTTGTGTTGGCGCTTGCCTCAAGAATCCAATCCTGCCTGGCATTACTCTGTGGAATTCCGGCGGCGGGGGGTGGTGCCAGGGGGCGGGGCAAGAGGGGGTATTCGCGGGGGATTGGCTGCTGCTCGATGGGGCTGGCAGAGATTGGAGGAGGTGACCGGGACCTGTGCGGTGATTGACAGGCTGGAGATGGACAGTGTGTATGTGCTGAGGGTGAGAGGCTGCAACAAGGCTGGCTTCGGGGAATACAGTGAGGAAGTATATTTACACACACCACCAGCTCCAG CTTTTCTGACAACAGTGCTATACAGCCACCTTTCCTGGTCCCTTTCTATAGCCCTTAAAACTCTTTGTTATTATCTTTTTTCTAGTTTACATTTCCCTCATCATTTGATTATTTGA
- the LOC132104041 gene encoding sorting nexin-27-like, whose protein sequence is MAEIEGDETARPASPSLLHAAASRVNGSGMVGSGSQAPTLVTSGPRVVRIVKSESGYGFNVRGQVSEGGQLRSINGELYAPLQHVSAVLPGGAADRAGIVKGDRILEVNRVSVEGATHKQVVDLIRAGERELVLTVLSVPAQEADGLDGGEESTLQPSYDYSDKQAVPISVPTYKHVEQHSEKFVVYNVYMSGRQLCSKRYREFAILHQNLKREFSNYNFPKLPGKWPFSLSEPQLDARRRGLEEYLERVCSVRVIGESDIMQEFLSESNENHNGITDVELRISLPDKTTASVRVRKNSTTDQVYQALVVKVGMDSTMASYFALFEVINQSFVRKLAPNEFPHKLYVQNYTSAVPGTCLTMRKWLFSTQEEELLQDNPLALHYCFHQAQDDVKKGFIKAEDKAYQLQKLAEQRKMTTYLSLLRSCEGYNEMMFPHCACDSRRKGHVITAISMKHFKLHACAEDGTLENQVIMFEWSEMQRWDTDEEGMAFCFEYVRGEKKPRWVKIFTPYFNYMHECFERIFCELKWKKEVEDEASDKGNKNCSNNDYLSPLEQQKGWRHLGDEIATS, encoded by the exons ATGGCGGAAATCGAAGGAGATGAGACTGCTCGGCCCGCTTCTCCGTCACTGCTACACGCAGCAGCGTCCCGCGTTAACGGATCGGGGATGGTCGGTTCTGGAAGCCAGGCCCCGACCCTGGTGACTTCGGGTCCGCGCGTGGTTCGGATCGTAAAGTCGGAATCGGGATACGGATTCAACGTCCGCGGTCAAGTGAGTGAAGGCGGCCAGCTGCGGAGCATTAACGGGGAGCTGTACGCTCCTCTCCAGCATGTTAGCGCCGTGCTCCCCGGGGGTGCGGCGGACCGGGCCGGTATAGTGAAAGGAGACAGAATACTAGAAGT TAACCGGGTGAGTGTGGAGGGGGCGACTCATAAGCAGGTGGTGGATCTGATCAGGGCTGGCGAGAGGGAGCTGGTGTTGACCGTGCTCTCTGTGCCGGCACAGGAAGCGGACGGACTTGATGGTGGTGAGGAAAGCACTTTGCAGCCCAGTTACGACTACAGCGACAAGCAGGCCGTCCCCATTTCAGTCCCCACATACAAGCATGTGGAACAGCACTCTGAGAAGTTTGTG GTGTATAACGTGTACATGTCGGGCAGACAGCTGTGCTCGAAGCGTTACCGGGAGTTCGCAATACTTCATCAGAACCTGAAGAGAGAGTTCTCCAACTACAATTTCCCAAAGCTGCCAGGGAAATGGCCCTTTTCTCTGTCTGAACCACAGCTGGATGCTCGCAGGAGAGGCTTGGAGGAATACCTGGAGAGAG TGTGCTCAGTGCGGGTCATCGGTGAGAGTGACATCATGCAAGAATTCCTGTCTGAATCAAATGAG AACCACAACGGGATAACTGATGTGGAGCTACGGATATCGCTGCCTGATAAAACCACAGCCTCAGTGAGAGTCAGAAAGAATAGCACCACTGACCAGGTTTACCAG GCTCTTGTCGTGAAGGTTGGAATGGACAGCACCATGGCCAGTTACTTCGCTCTCTTTGAAGTTATTAACCAATCGTTTG TGCGCAAATTGGCTCCTAATGAGTTCCCCCACAAGCTGTATGTTCAGAACTACACATCAGCTGTACCCGGGACGTGTCTCACGATGCGGAAGTGGCTCTTCAGCACACAGGAAGAGGAACTGCTGCAGGACAACCCTCTCGCTCTGCACTACTGCTTCCATCAG gcaCAGGATGATGTGAAGAAGGGATTCATTAAAGCGGAGGATAAGGCATACCAGCTGCAAAAACTAGCAGAACAGAGAAAAATGACAACG taTCTGAGTCTTTTGCGCTCATGTGAGGGATATAATGAGATGATGTTCCCTCACTGTGCATGTGACTCTCGGAGGAAAGGTCATGTGATCACAGCCATCAGCATGAAGCATTTCAAACTGCACGCCTGTGCAGAGGACGGCACTCTTGAG AATCAGGTGATTATGTTCGAATGGTCAGAGATGCAAAGATGGGACACAGATGAAGAGGGTATGGCCTTCTGCTTTGAATATGTGCGCGGAGAAAAGAAACCTCGCTGGGTCAAAATATTCACTCCTTAT TTTAACTACATGCACGAGTGCTTTGAGAGGATTTTCTGTGAGCTTAAATGGAAGAAAGAG GTTGAAGACGAGGCCTCAGACAAAGGCAATAAGAACTGTAGTAATAATG ATTACCTCTCGCCACTGGAGCAACAGAAGGGATGGCGCCACCTAGGGGACGAGATTGCCACATCCTAA